A single region of the Neotabrizicola shimadae genome encodes:
- a CDS encoding SAM-dependent methyltransferase, producing MDVLTTTKGQSGLPRYFSAALEVARRLERGRLDFVLPDGRRFRVEGHQPGPVAEIVIHNPDCIARLIREGDLGFSDAYLEGWWSTPDLQAFMDLVQGGNDGVYDGFPGMGLVRAYEKMRFWLQSNSKRQARKNIAYHYDLGNDFYRLWLDDTMTYSSALFQTGQESLERAQTQKYASMVDRMGAQPGDHVLEIGCGWGGFAEYAARERGLKVTGLTISQAQYDFAVERIAKAGLSDRVTFKLQDYRDERGQYDGIASIEMFEAVGEKYWPVYFETLRERLKPGRHATLQIITVPDRRFETYRKSVDFIQKYIFPGGMLPSPAALRREIDRAGLRLRDSFEFGQSYSDTLRRWHEVFNARWDEVAQMGFDDRFRRMWNFYLTSCAGAFRGEICDVTQITVTRPN from the coding sequence ATGGACGTCCTGACGACGACGAAGGGGCAATCCGGCCTGCCGCGGTATTTCTCGGCGGCGCTGGAGGTAGCAAGGCGTCTGGAACGCGGGCGGCTGGACTTTGTCCTGCCCGATGGCCGGCGCTTTCGCGTCGAGGGGCACCAGCCCGGCCCGGTGGCCGAGATCGTCATCCACAACCCCGATTGCATCGCCCGCCTGATCCGCGAAGGCGATCTCGGTTTTTCCGACGCCTATCTGGAAGGCTGGTGGTCCACGCCGGATCTGCAGGCCTTCATGGATCTGGTGCAGGGCGGCAACGACGGAGTCTACGACGGCTTTCCCGGCATGGGCCTGGTGCGCGCCTACGAGAAGATGCGCTTCTGGCTGCAATCGAACTCGAAACGGCAGGCCCGCAAGAACATCGCCTATCACTACGATCTGGGCAACGATTTCTACCGGCTCTGGCTGGACGACACGATGACCTATTCCTCGGCCCTGTTCCAGACCGGGCAGGAAAGCCTGGAACGCGCCCAGACGCAGAAATACGCCAGCATGGTGGACCGCATGGGCGCCCAGCCCGGCGATCATGTGCTGGAAATCGGCTGTGGCTGGGGCGGTTTCGCCGAATATGCCGCCCGCGAGCGCGGGCTGAAGGTGACGGGCCTCACCATCAGCCAGGCGCAATACGATTTCGCCGTGGAACGCATCGCGAAGGCCGGCCTGTCGGACCGCGTGACCTTCAAGTTGCAGGACTACCGCGACGAACGCGGGCAATACGACGGCATCGCCAGCATCGAGATGTTCGAGGCCGTGGGCGAGAAATACTGGCCGGTCTATTTCGAAACCCTGCGCGAAAGGCTGAAGCCCGGCCGTCACGCGACGCTTCAGATCATCACCGTGCCCGACCGCCGGTTCGAGACCTACCGCAAGAGCGTGGACTTCATCCAGAAATACATCTTCCCGGGCGGCATGTTGCCCTCGCCCGCCGCGCTCCGGCGCGAGATCGACCGCGCGGGCCTCAGGCTGCGCGACAGCTTCGAATTCGGTCAAAGCTATTCCGACACGCTGCGCCGCTGGCACGAGGTGTTCAACGCCCGCTGGGACGAGGTGGCGCAGATGGGCTTCGACGACCGCTTCCGCCGGATGTGGAACTTCTACCTCACCTCTTGCGCTGGCGCCTTCCGGGGTGAAATCTGCGACGTGACTCAGATCACGGTGACCCGGCCCAACTGA
- a CDS encoding ABC transporter substrate-binding protein — translation MKLTKLAAALCATAALPLAAHATELEVTHWWTSGGEAAAVAELAKAFNASGDVWVDGAIAGGGDTARPVMISRITGGDPMGATQFNHGQQALELVEAGLMLDLTDVAEANNWKEIVYPPSLLDACTVDGKIYCAPVNIHSPEWLWLSNKVYEDLGLPVPTTWTEFVASAPQVEAAGKIPLALGNQNWQSNLAFGAITIGVGGLDLWKQVNVDKNMDAAAGPEMLAVFQAAADARKLAAKSTVQDWNQATNLVITDQAAGQIMGDWAQGEFQVAGEVAGKDYTCLPGLGLNEYISTGGDAFYFPKNSDPEIEAAQKRLAALLVSPEVQVAFNLKKGSLPIRGDVDLAAANDCMKKGLEILAGGNIVPAGDMIWSPDVQTQLGDLQAEFWKGQEMTPEEAQARYVEILKSGL, via the coding sequence ATGAAACTCACGAAACTGGCGGCCGCGCTTTGCGCGACGGCGGCCCTGCCTTTGGCTGCCCACGCGACCGAGCTTGAGGTCACCCACTGGTGGACCTCGGGCGGCGAAGCGGCCGCCGTGGCAGAGCTTGCCAAGGCCTTCAACGCCTCGGGCGATGTCTGGGTTGACGGCGCCATCGCCGGCGGCGGCGACACCGCCCGCCCGGTGATGATCAGCCGCATCACCGGCGGCGACCCGATGGGTGCCACCCAGTTCAACCACGGCCAGCAGGCCCTGGAATTGGTGGAAGCCGGCCTGATGCTGGACCTGACCGACGTGGCCGAGGCGAACAACTGGAAAGAGATCGTCTATCCGCCGTCGCTCTTGGATGCCTGCACCGTCGACGGCAAGATCTACTGCGCCCCGGTGAACATCCACTCGCCCGAATGGCTGTGGCTGTCCAACAAGGTCTATGAAGACCTGGGCCTTCCGGTCCCGACCACCTGGACCGAATTCGTGGCCTCGGCGCCGCAGGTCGAAGCCGCCGGCAAGATCCCGCTCGCGCTCGGCAACCAGAACTGGCAGTCGAACCTCGCCTTCGGCGCCATCACCATCGGCGTCGGCGGTCTTGACCTGTGGAAGCAGGTGAACGTCGACAAGAACATGGATGCCGCCGCGGGCCCGGAAATGCTCGCCGTCTTCCAGGCCGCAGCCGATGCGCGCAAGCTCGCCGCCAAGTCCACCGTTCAGGACTGGAACCAGGCCACCAACCTCGTCATCACCGACCAGGCCGCCGGCCAGATCATGGGTGACTGGGCGCAGGGCGAATTCCAGGTCGCGGGCGAAGTGGCCGGCAAGGACTATACCTGCCTTCCGGGTCTTGGCCTGAACGAGTACATCTCGACCGGCGGCGACGCCTTCTACTTCCCGAAGAACAGCGATCCGGAAATCGAGGCCGCGCAGAAGCGCCTTGCCGCCCTGCTCGTCTCGCCGGAAGTCCAGGTCGCCTTCAACCTCAAGAAGGGCTCGCTGCCGATCCGCGGCGACGTCGACCTCGCCGCCGCCAACGACTGCATGAAGAAGGGCCTCGAAATCCTCGCCGGCGGCAACATCGTTCCGGCCGGTGACATGATCTGGTCGCCCGACGTCCAGACCCAGCTGGGCGACCTGCAGGCCGAATTCTGGAAGGGTCAGGAAATGACCCCCGAAGAAGCTCAGGCCCGCTATGTCGAGATCCTGAAGTCCGGTCTCTGA
- a CDS encoding extracellular solute-binding protein — protein sequence MTRLSRLLAGAALAGALAAPALAADQDLIVFDWAGFENQALIEDYVAKYGQMPTYAFFGDDDEAFQKVSSGFKADVAHPCSQMVQKYRDAGLIEPWDVSRIPEFANIAPRFLNSSIFKDDTGVWYIPTDYAYTAIAFNTDQVPAEDVASLAVFTDPKYAGRISLPDNTDDTWSLALLATGVTDWTNVTEEQFQAAAAWLRQAHANVRTYWADPSELSQLMKTGEVVIAWTWNDGVAAMKREGVPVEFNRTPKEGVASWFCGYVNFKDQPGSEDKAYDFINAWLAPGSAKGLLENFGYAHANDKAMATITVEELKAGNVDPIDGIVLSQTPIDPAMRDRMTQEFETIKAGF from the coding sequence ATGACCCGACTTTCCCGCCTTCTTGCCGGCGCCGCGCTGGCCGGCGCCCTTGCCGCCCCCGCCCTTGCCGCCGACCAGGACCTGATCGTCTTCGACTGGGCCGGATTCGAGAATCAGGCCCTGATCGAGGATTACGTCGCCAAGTACGGCCAGATGCCGACCTATGCCTTCTTCGGCGACGATGACGAGGCATTCCAGAAGGTGTCTTCGGGCTTCAAGGCCGACGTGGCGCACCCCTGCTCGCAGATGGTGCAGAAGTATCGGGACGCCGGCCTGATCGAGCCCTGGGATGTCAGCCGCATTCCGGAGTTTGCCAACATCGCGCCGCGCTTCCTGAATTCGTCGATCTTCAAGGATGATACCGGCGTCTGGTACATCCCGACCGACTACGCCTACACCGCCATCGCCTTCAACACCGACCAGGTCCCGGCCGAAGACGTGGCCTCGCTTGCCGTGTTTACCGACCCGAAATACGCGGGCCGCATCTCGCTGCCCGACAACACCGATGACACCTGGTCGCTTGCGCTTCTGGCCACTGGCGTCACCGACTGGACCAACGTGACCGAGGAACAGTTCCAGGCCGCCGCCGCCTGGCTGCGCCAGGCCCATGCCAATGTGCGCACCTATTGGGCCGACCCGTCGGAACTGTCGCAGCTGATGAAGACCGGCGAGGTTGTCATCGCCTGGACCTGGAACGACGGCGTCGCCGCGATGAAGCGCGAAGGCGTCCCGGTCGAGTTCAACCGCACGCCGAAGGAAGGCGTGGCGTCGTGGTTCTGCGGCTATGTGAACTTCAAGGACCAGCCGGGCAGCGAAGACAAGGCCTATGACTTCATCAACGCCTGGCTCGCGCCGGGTTCGGCCAAGGGTCTTCTGGAAAACTTCGGCTATGCCCATGCCAACGACAAGGCGATGGCCACGATCACCGTGGAAGAGCTCAAGGCCGGCAATGTCGACCCGATCGACGGCATCGTGCTGAGCCAGACCCCGATCGACCCGGCCATGCGCGACCGCATGACCCAGGAGTTCGAGACTATCAAGGCCGGCTTCTGA
- a CDS encoding Gfo/Idh/MocA family protein: protein MAITAAHVARSPRIRLGMVGGGRDAFIGAVHRIASRIDDQYELVAGCFSSNPEKSKASGADLGIDPGRTYESFAEMAMREARKKDGIEAVAIVTPNHMHAPVALQFLKRGIHVICDKPLTATLPEAKKLAKAAEASGVVFALTHNYTGYPMIRQAQAMVAAGELGEIRLVQVEYAQDWLAEPLEASGQKQADWRTDPARSGAGGATGDIGTHAFNLANFVTGLELEALSADLQSFVPGRRVDDNGHVLMRFKGGARGMLWCSQVASGCENGLRLRVYGTKAGIEWEQENPNYLWVTPLGAPRYRLTRGGPGTGAAAARVTRVPSGHPEGYLEGFANIYAEAARAIIARREGTPLDPAVTFPGLKEGLEGVAFVDACVRSSKRDAAWVALNL from the coding sequence ATGGCGATCACTGCGGCGCATGTGGCGCGAAGCCCGCGCATCCGGCTGGGCATGGTGGGGGGCGGGCGCGATGCCTTCATCGGGGCGGTGCACCGCATCGCCAGCCGCATCGACGACCAGTACGAACTGGTCGCTGGCTGCTTCTCGTCGAACCCCGAGAAGTCGAAGGCTTCGGGCGCCGACCTGGGGATCGACCCCGGCCGCACCTACGAGAGTTTCGCCGAGATGGCGATGCGCGAGGCGCGCAAGAAGGACGGCATCGAGGCGGTGGCGATCGTGACGCCGAACCACATGCACGCCCCCGTGGCGCTGCAGTTCCTCAAGCGCGGCATCCATGTGATCTGCGACAAGCCGCTGACGGCAACCCTGCCCGAGGCGAAGAAGCTGGCCAAGGCGGCAGAGGCCTCGGGCGTGGTCTTCGCGCTGACGCATAACTACACCGGCTATCCGATGATCCGGCAGGCGCAGGCCATGGTGGCGGCAGGCGAGCTGGGCGAGATCCGGCTGGTGCAGGTGGAATATGCGCAGGACTGGCTGGCCGAGCCGCTGGAGGCCTCGGGCCAGAAGCAGGCCGACTGGCGCACCGACCCGGCGCGCTCGGGCGCAGGCGGCGCCACCGGCGACATCGGCACCCACGCCTTCAACCTGGCGAATTTTGTCACCGGGCTGGAGCTGGAGGCGCTGTCGGCCGACCTGCAGAGCTTTGTTCCCGGCCGGCGGGTCGATGACAACGGCCATGTGCTGATGCGCTTCAAGGGCGGCGCGCGGGGGATGCTCTGGTGTTCGCAGGTGGCGAGCGGCTGCGAGAACGGCCTGCGGCTGCGGGTCTATGGCACCAAGGCCGGGATCGAATGGGAACAGGAGAACCCGAACTACCTCTGGGTCACGCCGCTTGGTGCGCCGCGCTACCGGCTCACGCGGGGCGGGCCGGGCACGGGGGCCGCGGCGGCACGGGTGACGCGCGTGCCCTCGGGCCATCCGGAAGGCTATCTCGAAGGCTTCGCCAACATCTACGCCGAAGCCGCCCGCGCCATCATCGCCCGGCGCGAGGGCACGCCGCTGGACCCCGCCGTCACCTTCCCCGGCCTGAAGGAGGGCCTGGAGGGCGTGGCCTTCGTCGACGCCTGCGTGCGGTCGTCGAAGCGTGACGCCGCATGGGTCGCGCTGAACCTGTAA
- a CDS encoding sugar phosphate isomerase/epimerase family protein, translating to MRTLKGPGLFLAQFAGDAAPFDSWKSITAWAADCGYVGVQIPSWDGRLFDLDKAASSKDYCDELKGVAAESGIAITELSTHLQGQLVAVHPAYDTAFDGFAAPEVRGNPKARQAWAVDQVKKALTASRNLGLSAHATFSGALAWPYLYPWPQRPAGLVETAFDELAARWRPILDHAEEMGVDVCYEIHPGEDLHDGISYEMFLERTGNHARACMLYDPSHYILQHLDYLENIDIYHDRIRMFHVKDAELNPTGRQGVYGGYQSWVNRAGRFRSLGDGQVDFGQVFSKLTQYGFDGWAVVEWECCLKHPEDGAREGAEFVKHHIIRVTEKAFDDFADSGADMAANRKMLGIG from the coding sequence ATGCGGACCTTGAAGGGCCCCGGGCTGTTTCTGGCGCAGTTTGCGGGGGATGCGGCGCCGTTCGATTCGTGGAAGTCGATCACGGCCTGGGCGGCGGATTGCGGTTATGTGGGCGTTCAGATCCCGTCCTGGGACGGGCGGTTGTTCGATCTGGACAAGGCGGCGTCGTCCAAGGACTATTGCGACGAGCTGAAGGGGGTGGCTGCGGAAAGCGGCATCGCCATCACGGAACTGTCCACCCACCTGCAAGGCCAGCTTGTGGCGGTTCATCCCGCCTATGATACGGCCTTCGACGGCTTTGCCGCGCCGGAAGTGCGCGGCAACCCCAAGGCACGCCAGGCCTGGGCGGTGGATCAGGTGAAGAAGGCGCTGACGGCGAGCCGCAACCTGGGGCTTTCGGCCCATGCCACCTTCTCGGGCGCGCTGGCCTGGCCCTATCTCTATCCCTGGCCGCAACGGCCCGCAGGGCTGGTGGAGACCGCCTTCGACGAATTGGCGGCGCGCTGGCGGCCGATCCTCGACCATGCCGAGGAGATGGGCGTGGATGTCTGTTACGAGATTCACCCCGGCGAGGACCTGCACGACGGTATCAGCTATGAGATGTTCCTGGAACGCACGGGCAACCATGCGCGGGCCTGCATGTTGTACGACCCCAGCCACTACATCCTGCAACACCTTGATTACCTTGAGAACATCGACATCTACCACGACCGCATCCGCATGTTCCACGTCAAGGATGCTGAGCTGAATCCGACCGGGCGGCAGGGCGTCTATGGCGGTTATCAGTCCTGGGTGAACCGCGCCGGTCGGTTCCGGTCGCTGGGCGACGGCCAGGTGGATTTCGGCCAGGTGTTTTCCAAGCTGACGCAATACGGCTTTGATGGCTGGGCCGTGGTGGAGTGGGAATGTTGCCTGAAGCATCCCGAGGACGGGGCGCGGGAAGGCGCAGAATTCGTGAAGCACCACATCATCCGCGTGACCGAGAAGGCCTTCGACGATTTCGCCGATTCGGGGGCAGACATGGCCGCGAACCGCAAGATGCTGGGCATCGGCTGA
- a CDS encoding LacI family transcriptional regulator: MTGAAPILLAEDHHERPTLKTIAAETGLAVATVSRALKDAPDIGEETKRRVRETAERLGYRPNRAGVRLRTGKTNVIALVLSTEADMMNHTSRLIYSIANRLRGTAYHLVVMPFFPDQDPMEPIRYIVETESADGVILNQTRADDPRVRYMAERHFPFATHGRTEMGIDHPYFDFDNEAYGRVAVRALAARGRRRILMVAPPLSHNYAQHMVTGFRDEAARLGLSAEVVEDVTSDSGASLTEGALMRRLGRAPVPDGMVLGSTTAAMGAVSAIELSGLELGRDVDVVAKEAIQFLRRFRREMIVVPEDVGRAGDFLARAVVAAIERRAPDQSQELEVPAEVAAPEKDRGAAPREDV, from the coding sequence ATGACAGGGGCGGCGCCGATTCTCCTGGCAGAGGACCACCACGAACGCCCGACGCTCAAGACCATCGCGGCCGAAACCGGGCTTGCCGTGGCCACCGTCAGCCGCGCGCTGAAGGATGCGCCCGACATCGGCGAAGAGACGAAGCGGCGGGTGCGTGAGACGGCAGAGCGCCTGGGCTATCGCCCGAATCGGGCGGGGGTGCGCCTCAGGACCGGCAAGACCAATGTGATCGCGCTGGTCCTGTCGACCGAGGCCGACATGATGAACCACACCTCGCGGTTGATCTATTCCATCGCCAACAGGCTTCGGGGCACGGCCTATCACCTGGTGGTCATGCCGTTCTTTCCCGATCAGGATCCGATGGAGCCGATCCGCTACATCGTGGAAACCGAAAGCGCGGACGGGGTCATCCTGAACCAGACGCGGGCCGACGATCCGCGGGTGCGCTACATGGCCGAACGTCACTTCCCCTTTGCCACGCATGGGCGGACGGAGATGGGGATCGACCATCCCTATTTCGATTTCGACAACGAAGCCTATGGCCGGGTGGCGGTGCGGGCGCTGGCGGCGCGGGGGCGCAGGCGGATTCTGATGGTGGCGCCGCCGCTGTCGCACAACTATGCGCAACACATGGTTACGGGGTTCCGCGACGAGGCGGCCCGGCTTGGCCTTTCGGCCGAGGTGGTGGAGGATGTGACTTCGGATTCCGGTGCCTCGCTGACGGAAGGCGCGCTCATGCGGCGGCTTGGCCGGGCGCCCGTGCCGGATGGGATGGTGCTGGGCTCGACCACGGCCGCGATGGGGGCCGTCAGCGCGATCGAGTTGTCGGGGCTGGAGCTTGGGCGCGACGTGGATGTGGTCGCCAAGGAGGCGATCCAGTTCCTGCGCCGGTTCCGGCGCGAAATGATCGTCGTGCCCGAGGATGTGGGGCGAGCGGGGGATTTCCTGGCCCGCGCCGTGGTAGCCGCCATCGAACGGCGGGCGCCAGACCAGAGTCAGGAGCTTGAGGTACCGGCCGAGGTGGCGGCACCGGAGAAGGACAGGGGCGCGGCCCCGCGGGAGGATGTTTGA
- a CDS encoding cryptochrome/photolyase family protein yields the protein MLAAAGATGRPVIPVFVLDPETEAIGAAAKWRLGLALATFAARLEAEGSRLVLRRGPALGVLESLLAETGAAGMMWTRSYEPAAITRDAAVKAALKARGLVADSHSGATLAEPWEVTTGEGGFYKVYTPFWKALSARGVPAPVPAARLRVPDAWPASDRLEDWHLGAAMRRGASVLLPHAVVGEAAARARLMGFLDRKIDRYRDDRDRLDLPATSGLSENLAWGEIGPREIWHAAAEAERAGARGAEHFRKELAWRDFAWHLMYHTPQIATANWRPEWDGFAWAGESEAAERWRQGMTGEPVVDAAMREMYVTGTMHNRARMIVASYLTKHLLTHWKIGLDWFADCLTDWDPASNAMGWQWVAGSGPDAAPYFRIFNPATQAEKFDPEGRYRARWLAEGRRNPAPEALSYFAAVPKSWRLDPGQPPPRPLVDLAEGRARALAALAARGA from the coding sequence ATGCTTGCTGCCGCCGGGGCGACCGGTCGCCCCGTCATCCCGGTCTTCGTGCTGGACCCCGAGACCGAGGCAATCGGTGCCGCGGCCAAGTGGCGGCTTGGCCTCGCGCTGGCCACCTTTGCCGCGCGGCTGGAGGCGGAGGGAAGCCGGCTGGTGCTGCGGCGCGGGCCGGCGCTAGGGGTGCTTGAATCGCTGCTCGCCGAAACGGGCGCAGCCGGGATGATGTGGACGCGGAGCTACGAGCCGGCCGCGATCACGCGGGACGCCGCGGTCAAGGCGGCGCTGAAGGCGCGGGGCCTTGTGGCAGACAGCCATTCCGGTGCCACGCTGGCCGAACCCTGGGAGGTGACGACCGGCGAGGGCGGTTTCTACAAGGTCTACACGCCGTTCTGGAAAGCACTTTCGGCGCGGGGCGTGCCCGCCCCAGTGCCGGCGGCGCGGCTTCGCGTGCCGGACGCCTGGCCCGCCTCGGACCGGCTGGAAGACTGGCATCTCGGCGCGGCGATGCGGCGGGGGGCGTCGGTGCTTCTGCCTCATGCCGTGGTGGGAGAGGCCGCGGCGCGGGCGCGTCTGATGGGCTTTCTGGATCGCAAGATCGACCGCTACCGCGACGACCGCGACAGGCTTGACCTGCCCGCGACCTCGGGCCTGTCGGAAAACCTCGCCTGGGGCGAGATCGGCCCGCGCGAGATCTGGCACGCGGCGGCCGAGGCCGAGCGGGCGGGTGCGCGCGGGGCGGAGCATTTCCGCAAGGAACTCGCCTGGCGCGATTTCGCCTGGCATCTGATGTACCACACGCCCCAGATCGCCACGGCCAACTGGCGGCCCGAATGGGACGGCTTTGCCTGGGCCGGCGAAAGCGAGGCGGCTGAGAGGTGGCGGCAGGGCATGACCGGCGAGCCGGTCGTCGATGCCGCCATGCGCGAGATGTATGTGACCGGCACCATGCACAACCGGGCACGCATGATCGTCGCAAGCTACTTGACCAAGCACCTGCTGACGCATTGGAAGATCGGCCTGGACTGGTTCGCCGACTGCCTGACTGACTGGGACCCGGCCTCGAACGCGATGGGCTGGCAATGGGTGGCAGGGTCCGGCCCCGACGCCGCGCCCTATTTCCGTATCTTCAACCCGGCCACCCAGGCCGAAAAGTTCGATCCCGAAGGCCGGTATCGCGCGCGCTGGCTGGCCGAGGGGCGGCGCAACCCCGCGCCAGAGGCGTTGTCCTACTTCGCGGCTGTACCAAAATCCTGGCGGCTTGATCCCGGCCAGCCGCCGCCGCGCCCGCTGGTCGACCTGGCAGAAGGCCGCGCCCGTGCCCTTGCGGCACTGGCCGCGCGGGGGGCTTGA
- a CDS encoding carbohydrate ABC transporter permease encodes MVATTLVVFVGGTLWTVLYSFTSSKLLPKLSFVGFDQYERLWSSSRWLTSIQNLMIYGVLALVFTIAVGFLLAVLMDQKIRFEDTFRTIMLYPFALSFIVTGLVWQWILNPELGIQHIVRSMGWESFAFDPLNNPDVVLYGLLIAGLWQGTGFVMCLMLAGLRGIDEDIWKAARVDGIPRWKTYLFVVIPMMRPVFITTLVIVASGIIKLYDLVVAQTSGGPGTASQVPAMYVYAYMFQAQNLGQGFAASTMMLLSVLIVLIPWAYLEFGGKKHG; translated from the coding sequence ATGGTGGCCACCACGCTTGTGGTGTTCGTGGGCGGCACGCTGTGGACCGTGCTTTATTCCTTCACCAGTTCGAAGCTTCTGCCCAAGCTCAGCTTCGTGGGCTTCGACCAGTACGAACGCCTCTGGTCTTCCAGCCGCTGGCTGACCTCGATCCAGAACCTGATGATCTACGGCGTGCTCGCGCTGGTCTTCACCATCGCCGTGGGCTTCCTGCTGGCCGTGCTGATGGATCAGAAGATCCGGTTCGAGGACACGTTCCGCACCATCATGCTTTACCCCTTCGCCCTGTCCTTCATCGTGACGGGCCTGGTCTGGCAATGGATCCTGAACCCCGAGCTGGGCATCCAGCACATCGTCCGCTCAATGGGATGGGAAAGCTTTGCCTTCGATCCGCTGAACAACCCCGATGTCGTGCTGTACGGCCTTCTCATCGCCGGGCTCTGGCAGGGCACAGGATTCGTGATGTGCCTTATGCTCGCCGGCCTGCGCGGCATCGACGAAGACATCTGGAAGGCCGCGCGCGTGGACGGCATCCCCCGGTGGAAGACCTATCTGTTCGTCGTCATCCCGATGATGCGTCCGGTCTTCATCACCACGCTGGTCATCGTCGCCTCCGGCATCATCAAGCTTTACGATCTGGTCGTGGCCCAAACCTCGGGTGGCCCCGGCACGGCCAGCCAGGTGCCCGCGATGTATGTCTATGCCTACATGTTCCAGGCGCAGAACCTGGGCCAGGGCTTCGCTGCCTCGACGATGATGCTCCTGTCC
- a CDS encoding aminotransferase class V-fold PLP-dependent enzyme — MTQLDLTFVRAQFPAFSSPVTAGQSFFENAGGSYPCRQVVDRLTRFYTDRKVQPYAPYAAAQLGGAEMDEARDRLAAMMGVARDEVSFGPSTSANTYVLAQAVRGWMGGKGAVVVTNQDHEANSGVWRRLAESGVEVREWRIDPETGHLDPADLARLLEDGQVKVVAFPHCSNVVAEINPVAEICAMAKAAGAFTVVDGVSYAPHGFPDIPALGADVYLFSAYKTYGPHQGIMVIRRGFGDLLPAQGHWFNAGTLYKRFTPAGPDHAQIAACAGMADYVDALYARHVGGQADAAARNRAVHDLMRVQEIEAVAPLLDYLAARNDLRLIGPRGAKDRAPTVAVALQGAAETVAERLARHGINCWGGDFYAVRPLEAMGVNLDKGVLRMSLVHYTGPDDVARLIRALEEEL; from the coding sequence GTGACCCAGCTTGACCTGACCTTCGTGCGCGCCCAGTTCCCGGCGTTTTCCTCGCCGGTGACGGCGGGACAGAGCTTCTTCGAGAATGCCGGGGGGTCCTATCCCTGCCGGCAGGTGGTGGACCGGCTGACCCGGTTCTACACCGACCGCAAGGTCCAGCCCTATGCGCCCTATGCCGCCGCGCAACTGGGCGGGGCGGAAATGGACGAGGCGCGCGACCGGCTGGCGGCGATGATGGGCGTGGCGCGGGACGAGGTGAGCTTCGGCCCCTCGACCAGTGCCAACACCTATGTGCTGGCCCAGGCGGTGCGGGGCTGGATGGGCGGCAAAGGTGCAGTCGTGGTGACGAACCAGGACCACGAGGCCAATTCCGGCGTCTGGCGGCGTCTGGCCGAAAGCGGCGTCGAGGTGCGGGAATGGCGGATCGACCCCGAAACCGGGCACCTGGACCCGGCTGACCTGGCGCGCCTTCTGGAGGATGGGCAGGTGAAGGTGGTGGCCTTCCCGCATTGCTCCAACGTGGTGGCCGAAATCAACCCGGTGGCAGAAATCTGCGCGATGGCCAAGGCCGCCGGCGCCTTCACCGTGGTGGATGGCGTCAGCTATGCGCCACACGGCTTCCCCGACATTCCGGCGCTTGGCGCGGATGTCTATCTATTCTCGGCCTACAAGACCTATGGGCCGCACCAGGGCATCATGGTCATCCGCCGGGGCTTCGGGGATCTGCTGCCCGCCCAGGGGCACTGGTTCAACGCGGGCACGCTTTACAAGCGCTTCACGCCGGCGGGGCCGGACCACGCGCAGATCGCCGCCTGTGCGGGCATGGCGGACTATGTCGATGCGCTTTACGCGCGGCATGTGGGCGGCCAGGCGGACGCCGCGGCGCGCAACCGCGCGGTGCACGATCTGATGCGAGTGCAGGAGATCGAGGCAGTGGCGCCCCTCCTGGATTATCTGGCGGCCCGCAATGACCTGCGGCTGATCGGGCCGCGTGGTGCGAAGGATCGGGCGCCGACAGTGGCGGTGGCGCTTCAGGGCGCGGCAGAGACGGTGGCGGAACGGCTGGCGCGGCATGGCATCAACTGTTGGGGCGGCGATTTCTATGCCGTGCGTCCGCTGGAGGCGATGGGGGTGAACCTGGACAAGGGTGTGCTGCGCATGAGCCTTGTGCACTACACTGGCCCCGATGACGTGGCCCGGCTGATCCGGGCGCTGGAAGAAGAGCTTTGA
- a CDS encoding TrgA family protein has translation MPTAAKAVAALAFALVAYFAAQGVKAPGVMPEGTQFGLFSEITAAIGFLCGWIVMGGLVGRGYGEAAASGLRVSVTILFWALLGFAIYDMVLLSTKLRYDGPMEAVLDVFNIMMVNGRRILTVEILGILAVGGVLAGCAAEWAGKRWK, from the coding sequence ATGCCCACAGCCGCAAAAGCCGTTGCCGCCCTTGCCTTTGCACTGGTGGCCTATTTCGCGGCCCAGGGCGTCAAGGCGCCCGGCGTCATGCCCGAAGGCACGCAGTTCGGCCTGTTTTCCGAAATCACCGCCGCAATCGGCTTCCTGTGCGGCTGGATCGTCATGGGCGGGCTGGTGGGCCGGGGCTATGGCGAGGCGGCGGCCTCGGGACTGCGCGTTTCGGTCACCATCCTGTTCTGGGCGCTGCTGGGATTCGCGATCTACGACATGGTGCTTCTGTCCACCAAGCTGCGCTATGACGGCCCGATGGAGGCCGTGCTGGACGTGTTCAACATCATGATGGTCAATGGCCGGCGCATCCTGACCGTCGAAATCCTCGGCATCCTGGCGGTGGGCGGCGTGCTGGCCGGCTGTGCCGCGGAATGGGCCGGGAAGCGCTGGAAGTAA